In the Flagellimonas sp. HMM57 genome, one interval contains:
- a CDS encoding carboxypeptidase-like regulatory domain-containing protein — protein MRKLLLLVSLILGFQCILAQTKYEKLWKEVEQFELEGKFKSASETVDKILKKGNRANDSDQIVKSFIYKSKFALLLEENAQQSIVKEIKEYINTSRFPTNALLQSVYAGFLEQYLAHNQYKIRNRTETLNNDETDDFEKWDANTLVAYIGEQHKKALQGSDKLKEISIDNFKAILTESNTSIKYRPTLYDFLMHRALAFHKIDRWYVNRPSKRFFLTNPIIFGFTEKFVEEPFVTVDSIFSNRKALKLFQSLESFHKDLDTTAYVDVVIQRLKFSRDNSPLGNKNQLYLNRLKLLYKEYDGHKVSGVIAYEIAESLLGASNISNAKNNPLLAENRITAYDLCKEVVERYPNSDGGLLCKILENKIEKQDLDIEIEKNIVPQKPFLGKTTFKNVDSLYISIYSIPNEFFANTYSYKRDSVALDIIISKKAIANSFYRLQKRKDFYGHSTEIDFPGLEIGAHLIVASRVENPRSLNEIYAYEKVQVTNLVLLSSLTEQRLNLKLLDRSIGHTVSGAKITLSDDDDYLKIGETDADGSFSIKRPKKDSYDLKVAVSKDNDTIVNHDYWLYAKNDYRYGDDEHEAKMSLFLDRSIYRPGQTLYFKGIVAERKKGKTRVVPNVWVTLFIHDANNEELKEIRLKTNEFGSVHGQYEIPRNVLTGEFSIEMDEDYGTDEEDEDPYWYKIDDFEMAEVYFSVEEYKRPRFEVTLDEVKESLLVGDSVLVKGNANALLGTAIKNATVKYTVERNTTSLRGSLYYHGKSQIIAQGEMETNEKGDFEIPFLSIPDSTIAIAHKPTYSYYINVDVTDINGETRSAETTVRVGYHNLDAKLEIASKLDKEESNGVTITAQNLNSQPIPAQLEIEVFKLKEPTNVFRKKPWSLPEIQVIGKKEFRQLFPHEPYDSLDIKKHWPKGEIVLRKQMQTNGEDKIEFGNMKQWQIGAYAIVLTAIDNLNDTVKIERRFDVFDKNTSTVPSGQLFDYKIANSAYKRDGVVQLQISTAAKKLKFFLEGYCNEQKVYSKEIDIEKGVTSIEIPVKETYKDKMIFNAYFVKFNSLYSKQFAVDFPQITKGLSIETLSFRNKLVPDANETWSFRITNSENKNANAEILASMYDASLDQFKQHEWSNQLESRNYYNPSAPRIDDHYSFTTTSFRKFNYAPRTNVLTFLKNYHQLNWYGFDFGSTKYDNDRYLQKLKLKTYEPPKAEGNISGIVTDGDGIPLPGVNVVINGTTVGTQTDFDGYYSINAPVGSELTFSYIGFKNDIVPITQPSSVNVALTEDAQALDEIVVTAYGVVRKKDLTGAVYTNAISIQNDIENKLAGKLAGVQITQTVGNASSGTQVIIRGMTSLNTKKRPLFIIDGVIMTFGEGEFNETTLMPSDIEDISILKDAAATAIYGSRAANGVVIITTKKGLEEALQVETRTNLKETAFFLPNLTTDPSGTVNINFNSPQALTKWRFMMLAHTKNLELGRLEKTAITQKDLSIVPNYPRFLREKDSLVFSAKISSLTSSPQTGTAVLQLFDAVTMKSLDIKVFNDDQSQNFSIAPNNDLNVSWKFYIPENINAIKFKVLAKSGKKSDGESIVIPVLSNRILVTESKPIWVLPNNTKEVVFEKLKTQSSNSLKHHRFTLEYTSNPAWSAIKSLPYLMEFPYECAEQTFSRFYANAIAEHIANSNPKIAEVFQSWANSGQEQNPLEENKELQSILIAETPWVRDSKNESDNKARLGKLFSKNLVIDHQMQAINKLKELQLTSGAFPWFSGGRESNFITRHIVAGFGHLKKMNIRTESDYKTKKLIEKALMYLDLEFVKSYERVLENVMDSTKMTLTNSDIHYLYARSFFLESHPLSEKLKAIQSKYLRMCEESWLARSLYNKAMISLILDRSDNKEISRKIIDGLEEQAVHSEENGIYWKENTAGWYWFQAPIETQALLIEAFTEIGTDKKIIDGLKLWLLKNKRTHQWDTTKATTEAIYALLIQGSDWLSVSDNTLISIGNQKIQTKKLEPAEKEAGTGYLKINWAEDEISKEMATVKIQNKSKVSGFGGVYWQYFEDLDKIEDSEDGPLTIKKNLFLKEKSIDGERLIPISAESNLNLGDLITIRLEVSSNDDLEFVHLKDLRASGLEPIDVISMYKWQDGLGYYQSTKDVATHFFFDNLPKGTYILEYDLRVNNSGNFSTGISTLQSMYAPEFSGHSKGQRVVVQ, from the coding sequence ATGAGAAAATTACTACTCCTTGTATCCCTAATCCTTGGATTTCAGTGCATTTTGGCACAAACCAAATACGAAAAACTTTGGAAGGAAGTTGAGCAATTTGAACTTGAAGGGAAGTTTAAAAGTGCATCTGAAACAGTTGACAAAATTCTCAAAAAGGGCAATAGGGCTAATGACAGCGACCAAATAGTCAAAAGCTTTATATACAAGTCCAAATTTGCTTTATTATTAGAAGAGAACGCGCAGCAAAGCATTGTCAAAGAAATCAAAGAATATATCAATACTTCTAGATTTCCGACCAATGCACTTCTTCAATCCGTTTATGCTGGTTTTTTGGAACAATACTTGGCTCATAATCAATATAAAATCCGTAACAGAACGGAGACTTTAAATAATGACGAAACGGATGATTTTGAAAAGTGGGACGCCAATACCTTGGTAGCTTATATTGGAGAGCAGCATAAAAAAGCCTTACAAGGCTCGGATAAACTAAAGGAAATATCCATTGACAATTTCAAGGCAATACTAACAGAAAGTAACACTTCTATAAAATATAGACCCACACTCTATGATTTTTTGATGCATCGAGCATTGGCGTTCCATAAAATCGATCGCTGGTACGTAAATAGGCCGAGTAAGCGTTTCTTTCTTACCAATCCCATAATCTTTGGATTCACAGAGAAATTTGTTGAAGAACCCTTTGTTACAGTTGATAGTATTTTTTCAAACCGTAAGGCTTTAAAATTGTTCCAAAGTTTGGAATCCTTCCATAAAGACCTGGATACAACGGCATATGTTGATGTTGTTATTCAAAGACTCAAATTTTCTAGGGATAACTCGCCTTTAGGGAATAAGAATCAGCTGTACTTGAACAGATTAAAATTATTGTATAAAGAATATGATGGACATAAGGTTTCCGGTGTGATTGCCTATGAAATTGCAGAAAGCTTGTTGGGTGCTTCCAACATCTCGAATGCCAAAAACAATCCTTTGCTTGCTGAAAATAGAATCACAGCTTATGACCTGTGCAAGGAAGTAGTTGAAAGATATCCAAATTCAGATGGCGGACTCTTGTGCAAGATTCTTGAAAATAAGATTGAAAAACAGGATTTGGATATTGAAATAGAAAAGAATATAGTGCCGCAAAAACCATTTTTAGGAAAAACAACTTTTAAAAATGTAGACTCCCTATATATCTCCATTTACTCCATTCCGAACGAATTTTTTGCCAATACTTACTCTTATAAACGTGATAGTGTTGCACTCGACATTATTATATCCAAAAAAGCCATTGCCAACAGCTTTTATAGGCTACAAAAGCGAAAGGATTTTTATGGCCATAGTACGGAAATAGACTTTCCAGGACTAGAGATAGGGGCTCACTTGATAGTTGCATCCAGAGTCGAGAATCCTAGGTCACTCAATGAGATATACGCTTACGAAAAAGTCCAGGTCACAAACTTGGTGTTGTTATCTTCATTAACTGAGCAACGTTTAAACCTTAAATTACTCGATAGGTCAATTGGGCATACAGTTTCTGGAGCTAAAATTACACTTAGCGATGACGATGATTACCTCAAGATTGGAGAAACGGATGCCGATGGTTCTTTTTCGATCAAAAGACCAAAGAAAGATTCCTATGATTTAAAGGTTGCCGTCTCCAAAGACAATGATACTATTGTGAACCACGACTACTGGTTATATGCAAAAAACGATTATCGATACGGTGATGATGAGCACGAAGCAAAAATGTCCCTTTTTTTAGATAGGAGCATATATCGACCAGGACAAACGCTTTACTTTAAAGGGATAGTCGCCGAAAGAAAAAAGGGCAAAACGAGAGTGGTTCCAAACGTCTGGGTTACACTCTTTATACATGATGCCAACAATGAAGAACTAAAGGAAATACGATTAAAGACCAATGAATTTGGATCGGTTCATGGCCAATATGAAATACCCCGAAATGTTCTTACAGGTGAATTCTCAATTGAAATGGATGAAGATTATGGAACGGACGAAGAAGATGAGGATCCCTATTGGTACAAAATTGATGATTTTGAAATGGCAGAAGTTTATTTCTCGGTTGAAGAATATAAGAGACCTCGTTTTGAAGTAACGCTTGATGAAGTAAAGGAAAGTCTTTTGGTTGGGGATTCTGTCCTGGTCAAGGGTAATGCCAATGCCCTATTGGGAACTGCTATTAAAAATGCAACTGTAAAATACACTGTAGAACGGAATACTACTTCATTAAGGGGAAGCCTATACTATCATGGTAAATCACAAATAATAGCTCAAGGTGAAATGGAAACTAACGAAAAAGGAGATTTTGAGATTCCATTTTTATCAATCCCTGATTCTACCATTGCGATTGCACATAAACCTACGTACTCTTATTATATCAATGTGGATGTTACCGATATCAATGGCGAGACAAGATCAGCCGAAACTACGGTTCGTGTTGGTTATCATAACTTGGATGCCAAACTTGAAATCGCCTCTAAATTAGATAAGGAGGAATCAAACGGCGTTACCATAACAGCGCAAAATTTAAATTCCCAACCCATACCGGCCCAGCTTGAAATAGAGGTATTTAAATTAAAAGAACCTACCAATGTGTTCCGCAAAAAACCTTGGAGTTTGCCAGAAATACAGGTCATTGGAAAAAAAGAGTTCAGACAACTTTTTCCGCATGAGCCTTACGATAGTTTAGATATAAAGAAACATTGGCCCAAAGGTGAAATAGTACTAAGAAAACAAATGCAAACAAATGGGGAGGACAAAATTGAATTCGGCAATATGAAACAATGGCAAATAGGAGCTTACGCCATTGTACTGACTGCAATTGACAATTTAAATGACACGGTCAAAATTGAGCGAAGGTTCGATGTTTTTGATAAAAACACGTCTACTGTTCCTAGTGGTCAACTCTTCGATTATAAAATCGCAAATAGTGCTTATAAACGGGATGGCGTTGTACAGCTTCAAATTAGTACAGCTGCAAAAAAGCTAAAGTTCTTTTTGGAAGGTTATTGCAATGAACAAAAGGTGTACAGCAAAGAAATTGACATTGAAAAAGGTGTTACATCCATAGAAATTCCTGTCAAGGAAACCTATAAGGATAAAATGATATTCAATGCCTATTTTGTCAAATTCAATAGTCTTTACTCCAAGCAATTTGCGGTTGACTTTCCCCAAATTACCAAAGGGCTGTCCATAGAAACCTTAAGTTTCAGGAACAAACTTGTACCTGATGCCAATGAAACATGGAGTTTTAGAATAACCAATTCTGAAAATAAAAATGCAAATGCCGAAATTTTGGCAAGTATGTACGATGCTTCCCTTGACCAGTTTAAACAACATGAATGGAGCAATCAACTGGAATCCCGAAACTATTATAACCCTTCTGCTCCAAGAATTGATGACCACTATTCTTTTACGACGACAAGCTTTAGAAAATTCAACTATGCGCCAAGAACCAATGTACTCACTTTCCTGAAAAACTATCACCAGCTTAACTGGTATGGATTTGATTTCGGCAGCACCAAGTATGATAATGACCGTTATCTTCAAAAGCTAAAACTCAAGACATACGAACCCCCTAAAGCAGAAGGCAATATTAGTGGTATTGTTACCGATGGAGACGGGATTCCACTTCCTGGTGTCAATGTAGTGATCAATGGTACAACTGTGGGCACACAAACTGATTTTGATGGCTATTATTCCATAAATGCTCCGGTAGGATCAGAACTGACTTTTAGTTATATAGGGTTTAAAAACGATATTGTGCCCATCACTCAACCTTCTTCCGTCAATGTGGCTCTTACTGAAGACGCCCAAGCTCTTGATGAGATTGTGGTCACAGCTTATGGAGTGGTCAGGAAAAAGGATTTAACTGGTGCGGTCTATACAAATGCAATCAGTATACAAAATGATATAGAAAATAAACTAGCAGGGAAATTGGCCGGGGTCCAAATAACCCAAACAGTTGGAAATGCAAGTTCCGGGACACAGGTCATCATACGAGGAATGACATCATTGAACACCAAAAAAAGACCACTCTTTATTATTGACGGGGTAATCATGACTTTCGGAGAAGGTGAATTTAATGAAACAACCCTTATGCCATCGGACATCGAAGATATCTCAATCTTAAAAGATGCAGCAGCAACAGCAATTTATGGATCCCGAGCAGCAAACGGTGTTGTTATCATAACTACGAAAAAAGGATTGGAAGAAGCGTTACAGGTTGAAACTAGAACCAATTTAAAGGAAACAGCTTTTTTTCTTCCCAACCTAACGACGGACCCCAGTGGAACTGTCAATATCAATTTTAACTCTCCTCAGGCATTGACTAAATGGCGGTTTATGATGCTTGCCCATACCAAGAATTTAGAGCTTGGTAGACTAGAAAAAACGGCGATAACACAAAAAGACTTAAGCATTGTTCCAAACTATCCACGTTTTCTCAGAGAAAAAGACTCTTTGGTGTTTTCTGCCAAAATCAGCAGCCTTACTTCCAGTCCACAAACTGGCACAGCAGTTTTGCAGCTATTTGATGCAGTGACAATGAAATCATTAGATATAAAGGTCTTTAATGACGACCAAAGCCAAAACTTTTCTATTGCTCCAAACAATGATTTAAATGTTTCTTGGAAGTTTTATATACCGGAAAACATAAATGCCATCAAGTTTAAGGTGCTGGCAAAATCAGGCAAAAAGAGTGACGGCGAAAGTATTGTTATCCCGGTTTTGTCAAACAGAATCTTGGTCACTGAATCTAAACCTATATGGGTTTTACCAAACAATACCAAAGAGGTTGTCTTTGAAAAATTAAAGACACAAAGCTCCAATTCACTCAAACACCATCGATTTACATTGGAGTATACTTCCAACCCAGCATGGTCGGCCATAAAATCACTGCCATATCTCATGGAATTTCCATACGAGTGCGCAGAACAGACATTTTCAAGGTTTTATGCCAATGCCATCGCAGAACACATTGCAAACAGTAATCCTAAAATAGCGGAGGTTTTCCAGAGTTGGGCCAACTCTGGGCAAGAACAAAATCCTTTGGAGGAAAACAAAGAGTTACAATCCATATTGATTGCCGAAACACCTTGGGTAAGGGATTCTAAAAACGAAAGTGACAACAAAGCAAGACTTGGAAAGCTTTTCTCAAAAAACTTAGTTATTGACCATCAAATGCAAGCCATTAATAAATTAAAAGAACTACAGTTGACTTCAGGAGCATTTCCATGGTTTTCAGGCGGTCGTGAAAGTAATTTTATTACAAGACATATTGTGGCTGGCTTTGGCCATTTGAAAAAAATGAATATCAGGACTGAAAGCGACTATAAAACCAAGAAACTTATTGAGAAGGCTTTGATGTATTTGGATCTGGAGTTTGTCAAAAGTTATGAGCGAGTTCTTGAGAATGTGATGGACTCTACCAAGATGACTCTGACCAATTCTGATATCCATTACCTATACGCTAGAAGTTTCTTTTTGGAGAGTCACCCCTTATCGGAAAAACTAAAAGCAATTCAATCAAAATACCTCAGGATGTGTGAGGAAAGTTGGCTCGCTAGATCACTGTATAACAAAGCCATGATTTCACTCATTTTGGATAGGTCTGATAATAAAGAGATCTCAAGAAAGATTATTGATGGCTTGGAGGAACAAGCTGTACATAGTGAAGAAAATGGGATTTATTGGAAAGAGAATACAGCTGGTTGGTATTGGTTTCAGGCTCCAATTGAGACCCAAGCTTTGCTTATTGAAGCTTTTACCGAAATTGGAACTGACAAGAAAATTATTGATGGTCTTAAATTATGGCTGTTAAAAAACAAACGAACCCATCAATGGGATACCACCAAAGCTACTACAGAAGCAATTTATGCACTACTTATACAAGGGAGTGACTGGCTATCTGTTTCCGATAACACTTTAATTTCAATTGGTAATCAAAAAATTCAAACCAAGAAGTTAGAACCAGCAGAAAAAGAAGCCGGAACAGGATATCTAAAAATTAATTGGGCCGAAGATGAAATATCAAAGGAAATGGCCACAGTCAAAATTCAAAACAAAAGTAAAGTTTCTGGGTTTGGAGGGGTGTACTGGCAATATTTTGAAGATTTGGACAAAATAGAAGATTCTGAAGACGGGCCGTTGACAATCAAGAAAAATCTATTCCTAAAGGAGAAATCAATAGACGGGGAACGGCTTATACCTATAAGTGCTGAATCTAATTTGAATCTTGGGGACCTAATTACAATAAGATTGGAAGTAAGCTCCAATGATGATTTGGAATTCGTTCATCTGAAAGATTTAAGAGCTTCCGGGCTGGAGCCAATAGATGTAATTTCCATGTATAAATGGCAAGATGGTTTGGGGTATTATCAGTCTACGAAGGATGTAGCGACACATTTTTTCTTTGATAATCTTCCAAAAGGCACATATATTCTCGAATACGATTTAAGGGTCAATAACAGTGGTAATTTTTCTACTGGGATATCCACTTTGCAAAGCATGTATGCCCCTGAGTTCTCCGGACATTCCAAAGGGCAAAGAGTAGTTGTGCAATAG
- a CDS encoding DUF805 domain-containing protein: protein MFKSPFSFEGRIRRLEYGLSYLIYILLYFTVAFIWQELQKGGVVFFLLYVVFIWFFLAQGAKRCHDLGNSGFYQLIPFYGLWLIFQDGEPHENKYGFSPKGEKADKNVEQPKGGSLVKTLVGVSSPVLLNTLFIALCIEYLYTSGLALFLWIALSIIISYFVMLVINFRGRELPDSKEVIIKLPLLYAILLYICLRLYTFYFRGVEIYIQTIHFELLIAVLFMAFTYLPFLGYKMLFKTKTGNDEA, encoded by the coding sequence ATGTTCAAATCCCCTTTTTCATTTGAAGGTCGTATAAGACGATTGGAATATGGATTAAGCTATCTTATTTACATTCTACTATATTTTACTGTAGCTTTTATTTGGCAAGAACTTCAAAAAGGAGGTGTTGTCTTTTTTCTCCTCTATGTAGTTTTTATTTGGTTTTTTCTGGCTCAAGGTGCAAAAAGATGCCATGATTTGGGTAATAGTGGATTTTACCAATTAATTCCTTTCTATGGATTATGGCTTATTTTTCAGGATGGTGAACCACATGAGAATAAATATGGTTTTAGTCCAAAGGGTGAAAAGGCAGATAAAAATGTTGAACAGCCTAAAGGAGGTTCACTAGTAAAAACATTGGTAGGTGTTAGCAGCCCGGTATTGCTAAATACACTATTTATAGCACTTTGTATTGAGTACTTATATACAAGCGGACTTGCTCTTTTTCTCTGGATTGCTCTATCAATCATAATATCTTATTTTGTGATGTTGGTAATTAATTTTAGAGGACGTGAGCTCCCTGATAGCAAGGAAGTAATCATTAAGCTTCCCCTTCTTTATGCTATTTTACTATATATATGTCTTCGTCTGTACACGTTTTATTTCAGAGGTGTTGAAATCTACATTCAGACAATACATTTTGAGTTGCTAATAGCAGTCCTCTTTATGGCGTTCACTTATTTGCCATTTTTGGGATATAAAATGTTGTTTAAAACCAAAACTGGAAACGATGAAGCCTAG